A window of the Pelagicoccus albus genome harbors these coding sequences:
- the recR gene encoding recombination mediator RecR, whose amino-acid sequence MTPAFEALQKELKRLPGVGLRSAERMAIHLLLENPGAAQTLSDAITFARERVRSCSNCGNVCEEERCSICEDSRRDDSGSLCVVEHVSDLMAIEKSGAYRGRYHVLHGKLSPINGIGPDRLNLSNFEARIAEEGVKELILALPNDVEGEATCHYLTDLVKTESVEVTRIGFGLPSGASVLYADSGTLKSALDARQRY is encoded by the coding sequence ATGACACCTGCGTTTGAGGCTTTGCAGAAAGAGTTGAAGCGACTGCCCGGTGTGGGGCTTCGCTCTGCCGAACGAATGGCGATCCATTTGCTTTTGGAAAATCCAGGAGCGGCTCAGACGCTCAGTGATGCGATCACTTTTGCCCGGGAGCGGGTCCGTAGCTGCTCGAATTGCGGGAACGTTTGCGAGGAGGAGCGTTGCTCGATCTGCGAGGACTCGCGTAGGGACGATAGTGGCTCCTTGTGCGTGGTGGAGCATGTGAGTGATCTAATGGCGATTGAAAAGTCGGGCGCTTACCGAGGTCGCTACCACGTGCTGCACGGAAAGCTTTCACCGATAAACGGGATCGGACCGGATCGCCTGAACCTATCAAACTTTGAAGCAAGAATAGCAGAGGAAGGGGTGAAGGAGCTTATCTTAGCGTTGCCCAATGACGTAGAAGGCGAGGCCACCTGCCATTACCTAACCGACTTAGTTAAAACTGAGTCGGTGGAAGTGACCCGTATCGGTTTTGGGCTGCCAAGTGGAGCATCGGTGCTTTATGCGGACTCGGGCACTTTGAAGAGTGCGCTTGACGCTCGCCAACGGTATTAA
- a CDS encoding M20/M25/M40 family metallo-hydrolase: MTSEPKAPEFLLELLEAKSPSGAEQQSQAVYDKYVKPVADVYKKDTIGNRIGILNPENDTSVLFAGHLDELGLQINYVDENGFLYFNTLGGHDRIVISGRRVLIQTRNGIVKGVTGKRAVHLMDAKDREKVPQIHEMWIDIAAEDKEEALSRVQIGDVATYDHEFEFLHGTVATARAFDNKGGSYIVGEALRRLSKEKADLQAKVISVANAQEEVGVRGAMISAFNAAPTFAVAVDVGHATDHPDCDKRKFGEFKLGSGPIITRGPNINPIVYQKLIDAAEANDIPYQLEGDPRPTGTDARAIQVAGPGVATGLISLPLRYMHTPSEVIDLQDAEYCIQLLCAFAKGLKDGENGNW; this comes from the coding sequence ATGACATCAGAACCAAAAGCTCCCGAATTCCTTCTCGAATTGCTCGAAGCCAAAAGCCCTTCCGGGGCAGAGCAACAATCGCAGGCCGTATACGACAAATACGTCAAACCCGTTGCAGACGTTTATAAGAAGGACACCATCGGGAACCGTATTGGAATTTTGAATCCAGAGAACGACACCTCGGTACTTTTCGCCGGACACCTGGACGAGCTCGGGTTGCAGATCAACTACGTCGACGAAAATGGATTCCTCTACTTCAACACACTTGGAGGTCACGACCGCATTGTCATCTCTGGCCGACGCGTCTTGATCCAAACAAGAAACGGCATAGTAAAGGGCGTCACCGGAAAACGTGCGGTGCACCTGATGGATGCCAAGGATCGCGAAAAGGTCCCTCAGATTCACGAAATGTGGATCGACATCGCAGCCGAAGACAAAGAGGAAGCCCTTTCCCGAGTGCAGATCGGAGACGTGGCGACCTACGACCACGAGTTCGAATTCTTGCACGGTACAGTAGCTACAGCGCGTGCCTTCGACAACAAGGGCGGCTCCTACATCGTCGGCGAGGCCCTTCGACGCCTCTCCAAGGAGAAGGCCGATCTGCAGGCTAAGGTTATCTCAGTCGCCAACGCCCAAGAAGAGGTCGGTGTTCGCGGAGCCATGATATCCGCCTTCAACGCGGCCCCAACTTTTGCCGTGGCCGTAGACGTCGGTCATGCCACCGACCATCCCGACTGCGACAAGCGCAAGTTTGGAGAATTCAAGCTTGGAAGTGGACCGATCATTACGCGAGGGCCGAATATTAACCCGATCGTCTACCAGAAGCTGATAGATGCCGCCGAGGCTAACGATATCCCTTACCAGCTCGAGGGTGACCCACGCCCAACTGGAACTGATGCCCGAGCCATTCAGGTTGCCGGACCAGGCGTTGCGACCGGACTCATCTCCCTGCCTCTTCGCTACATGCACACTCCAAGCGAAGTGATCGATCTGCAGGACGCCGAGTACTGTATCCAACTTCTCTGCGCCTTCGCCAAGGGCTTGAAAGATGGCGAAAACGGAAACTGGTAG
- a CDS encoding DJ-1 family glyoxalase III, which yields MSDQQTRVLVLVFDGIEEIEALTPVDILRRAEMDVTVASVSSELSITGRNQINFSADTSIAELDPTSFDLVVLPGGPGVLQLLDNEPLRKILVKQNQSGKRVAAICAAPKVLAKHGILEGREATSHLSVRGDLPSASEAPVVTDGNVTTSQGMGTAVEFSLELVKQLKGATAAQDIAASIHTNF from the coding sequence ATGTCAGATCAGCAAACACGCGTCCTGGTCCTCGTTTTCGACGGTATCGAGGAAATCGAGGCTCTCACGCCAGTCGATATCCTGAGGCGAGCCGAAATGGATGTCACCGTCGCTAGCGTCAGCTCAGAGCTATCCATTACTGGCCGTAACCAGATCAACTTTTCAGCGGACACCTCTATTGCGGAACTCGACCCCACTTCCTTCGATCTGGTCGTACTTCCCGGTGGACCTGGAGTCTTACAGCTCCTCGACAACGAGCCCTTGCGCAAAATCCTCGTAAAGCAGAACCAGTCAGGTAAACGGGTGGCCGCCATCTGCGCCGCCCCGAAAGTGTTAGCTAAACACGGCATTCTCGAAGGTCGCGAGGCGACATCCCACCTTTCAGTGCGGGGTGACCTGCCATCCGCAAGCGAAGCTCCGGTTGTCACGGATGGAAATGTTACCACCTCCCAAGGCATGGGAACCGCAGTCGAATTCTCTCTCGAACTCGTTAAACAACTCAAGGGAGCCACCGCGGCCCAAGATATCGCGGCATCCATTCACACGAATTTCTAA
- a CDS encoding beta-ketoacyl-[acyl-carrier-protein] synthase family protein — protein sequence MALSRVVITGVGLTSPNGNTLQEFRQSLLEGRAGISRIDMRYMGQVLAGVCDFDATKYQKRKELRVGTRAGSVSIYCAREALADAGIAVEDLVSDRTGIYVGTTEHGNVETENEVYNISQFDYDTKFWSHHHNPRTVSNNPAGEVSLNLKVHGPAYTIGAACAAGNLGLIQGMQMLQLGEVDFAIAGGVSESIRSFGIFAGFKSQGALADHEDPNKASRPFDTARNGIVVSEGGALYTLERLEDAQARGAKIYGEIVGYNINSDATDYVLPNPQRQAECMRGALKKAGMEPGDIHIVSTHATATPMGDIQECEAVREVFSDCPDTHINNTKGYIGHAMGAAGALELAGNLPSFEDGLVHPTINVDNLDPKCDLPGLVINEAKQAKRVDAILNNSFGMLGINSALIIKRFSN from the coding sequence ATGGCACTAAGCAGAGTTGTAATCACCGGAGTTGGCCTCACATCGCCCAATGGAAATACGCTTCAGGAATTCCGTCAGAGTCTTCTAGAAGGTCGGGCAGGAATTAGTCGCATCGATATGCGTTATATGGGGCAAGTCCTCGCTGGTGTTTGTGATTTCGATGCAACTAAGTATCAGAAACGCAAAGAATTGCGCGTCGGAACAAGAGCAGGGAGTGTCTCAATCTATTGTGCGAGAGAGGCTTTGGCAGATGCGGGTATCGCGGTCGAAGATCTCGTTTCCGATCGGACTGGCATCTATGTGGGTACCACTGAGCACGGAAACGTGGAGACCGAGAACGAGGTCTACAACATCTCTCAATTCGATTACGATACGAAGTTTTGGTCCCACCACCACAATCCCAGAACAGTCTCTAACAATCCTGCGGGCGAAGTCTCCCTAAACCTCAAGGTTCACGGGCCGGCCTACACAATCGGAGCGGCCTGCGCGGCGGGTAACCTTGGCTTGATCCAGGGTATGCAGATGTTGCAGCTCGGAGAGGTCGATTTTGCGATTGCTGGAGGTGTTTCGGAGAGTATCCGCTCCTTCGGCATATTTGCTGGTTTCAAGAGCCAAGGCGCGTTGGCGGATCACGAAGACCCCAACAAGGCTTCACGTCCGTTCGACACGGCCCGCAACGGTATCGTCGTTTCAGAGGGGGGAGCATTGTATACCCTAGAGCGACTCGAAGACGCTCAGGCTCGAGGCGCTAAAATCTATGGCGAGATTGTGGGCTACAACATCAATTCGGATGCAACCGACTACGTGCTCCCAAATCCCCAGCGACAAGCCGAGTGCATGAGGGGGGCTCTCAAGAAGGCTGGAATGGAGCCGGGAGACATTCATATCGTTAGCACTCACGCCACGGCGACGCCGATGGGAGATATCCAGGAGTGCGAGGCGGTTCGAGAGGTTTTCTCCGATTGTCCCGACACCCACATCAACAATACAAAGGGCTATATTGGGCACGCTATGGGAGCGGCAGGGGCTCTAGAGCTGGCCGGCAACTTGCCGTCTTTTGAGGATGGACTTGTTCACCCCACGATCAACGTCGACAATTTGGACCCCAAATGCGACTTGCCCGGGCTTGTGATCAACGAGGCCAAGCAAGCGAAACGGGTTGACGCCATTCTCAATAATTCCTTTGGTATGCTCGGTATTAACTCGGCGCTGATCATCAAGCGCTTTTCGAACTAG
- a CDS encoding dihydrolipoyl dehydrogenase family protein, translated as MTKTYDFIAIGGGSGGFNAARVARGYSDSVAVIDGAEELGGLCILRGCMPSKTLIYSAEVLHLAQNAKKFGLNIPEATVDMTALHKRKVETIKDFSDYRVESMTSGKYDLYRSFAKFIDGNTIELSDGTRLTGKKFIIGTGSSVSIPAVPGLNDSEIWTSDQVLDLDFLPQSVIVLGGGVVACELAQFLNRVGTKVTQIQRSPHILKDQAEDVSRTVEKAFRDEGLDLYTGTTLKSVEKTGKGFTAVFDHEGQEKSVTANYVVNAMGRRPNTANLGLEKAGVALLPNGQIKTDEHQRTTNPDIYAAGDCAGPFEIVHTAVLQGEYAARHAFGKPGPGPLNYDHMLDVVFTDPQVARVGLTEKALKERGIDYIAADYPFDDHGKSILMEAKYGFVRIFGEKPSGRILGAEIVSKDAGELIHALSVAVSNNLTAADLLKTHWYHPTLAEIMSYPLEDIVDEL; from the coding sequence ATGACTAAAACATACGATTTCATCGCCATCGGAGGCGGATCAGGCGGATTCAACGCAGCTCGCGTGGCAAGAGGTTACAGCGACAGCGTTGCCGTGATAGACGGAGCGGAAGAGCTGGGAGGACTCTGCATCTTGCGGGGCTGCATGCCTTCGAAAACCTTGATCTACTCGGCCGAAGTCCTTCATCTCGCCCAAAACGCGAAAAAATTCGGCCTGAACATCCCAGAGGCGACGGTCGATATGACTGCCCTGCATAAACGCAAGGTAGAGACCATAAAGGATTTTTCCGACTACCGAGTCGAATCAATGACTTCCGGAAAATACGACCTCTACCGTTCTTTCGCCAAGTTCATTGATGGCAACACCATCGAACTAAGCGATGGCACTCGCTTAACCGGCAAGAAATTCATTATCGGGACCGGATCAAGCGTATCCATTCCTGCAGTACCTGGTCTCAACGATTCTGAAATCTGGACTAGCGACCAAGTGCTGGATCTCGATTTCCTCCCTCAATCCGTAATCGTTCTTGGAGGTGGTGTAGTCGCCTGCGAGCTCGCTCAATTCCTCAACCGAGTCGGCACCAAGGTCACTCAAATTCAACGCAGCCCGCACATCCTGAAAGATCAGGCTGAAGACGTTTCCAGAACCGTTGAAAAAGCGTTCCGAGACGAAGGGCTCGATCTTTACACCGGCACCACGCTGAAGAGCGTGGAGAAGACAGGCAAAGGATTTACCGCTGTATTCGACCACGAAGGACAAGAAAAATCAGTGACAGCAAATTACGTTGTCAATGCGATGGGCCGCAGGCCCAATACCGCAAATCTCGGTCTGGAAAAAGCCGGTGTCGCCTTGCTCCCCAACGGCCAGATCAAGACCGATGAGCATCAGCGTACCACCAATCCAGACATCTATGCCGCGGGAGACTGTGCTGGACCGTTCGAAATCGTTCACACCGCTGTATTGCAGGGTGAATACGCGGCAAGGCACGCCTTTGGCAAACCGGGCCCCGGCCCCTTAAACTACGACCACATGCTGGATGTAGTGTTCACAGATCCTCAAGTCGCTCGCGTCGGCCTGACAGAAAAGGCTCTGAAGGAACGCGGTATTGACTACATCGCCGCGGATTACCCTTTCGACGATCACGGCAAGTCGATCCTCATGGAAGCGAAGTATGGATTCGTTCGCATTTTTGGCGAAAAACCAAGCGGACGCATCTTGGGTGCCGAGATCGTATCCAAAGATGCGGGAGAGCTGATCCATGCGCTATCCGTAGCGGTTTCCAACAACCTCACTGCGGCCGATTTGCTGAAGACGCATTGGTACCATCCTACCCTTGCGGAGATCATGAGCTACCCGCTCGAAGACATCGTCGACGAACTGTAG
- a CDS encoding SDR family NAD(P)-dependent oxidoreductase — protein MRTIFITGVSRGLGRALAQTLSDENTRIVGFGRGQGDFQGIFHSCDFTKPQLADSIIDTALAEEDLQSSDSIIFIANAGRLGQLNTAQNLDAFDIEQTIATNLSGSAVAASAFLRHTQDLDVPKVFVQISSGAALPEKAKASWSLYCASKAGQEQLVRTIAAEQATAKYPATFINLNPGVMETSMQEQIRNVPPEVFPDVARFIKLKEDGLVPGPEAVAQKIKDLLSDATTLKNGETYSVA, from the coding sequence ATGAGGACAATATTCATAACCGGCGTATCCAGAGGGCTAGGACGTGCCCTAGCACAAACCCTCTCAGACGAAAACACTCGCATCGTGGGTTTCGGACGTGGGCAGGGAGATTTCCAAGGCATCTTTCACAGCTGCGATTTCACAAAACCGCAATTGGCTGATTCCATCATCGACACCGCTCTGGCCGAAGAAGACCTGCAGAGCTCTGACTCAATAATCTTCATCGCCAATGCAGGCCGCCTTGGGCAGCTCAACACAGCTCAAAACCTGGACGCCTTCGACATCGAACAAACAATCGCCACAAACCTGTCTGGCTCTGCCGTCGCCGCCTCCGCCTTTTTGCGTCACACACAAGATCTAGACGTACCCAAAGTCTTCGTACAGATTTCCAGCGGAGCTGCTTTGCCCGAAAAAGCGAAGGCGAGTTGGTCGCTCTACTGCGCCTCTAAAGCAGGACAGGAGCAACTGGTCCGGACCATCGCAGCGGAGCAGGCGACAGCTAAGTACCCAGCCACATTCATCAACCTGAATCCAGGCGTCATGGAAACCTCCATGCAGGAGCAAATCCGCAATGTGCCGCCTGAGGTCTTTCCGGACGTTGCTCGCTTCATTAAACTCAAAGAGGACGGACTCGTCCCAGGGCCAGAAGCGGTCGCCCAAAAGATCAAGGACCTTCTGAGCGATGCGACTACCTTGAAAAACGGCGAAACCTATAGCGTCGCCTAA
- a CDS encoding NAD-dependent epimerase/dehydratase family protein — MKDFSGKRLLVLGYGYLGRFLVEEALNVGMQVLAVSRNPDTLRELEKTGAETFCGMVDDSAWHEVAGEDVDFAVNCVSSAGGGLAGYRQSYVDGNKSFCAWAKGYGFAGTAVYTSSVSAYGDAGGDWVDEVSAPLPGNERGEIVRESERVFLEGMPTTSKVVLRLAGLYGPGRHLLLNRLSDSPKELPGWGDYFLNLVRIEDVVSAIWSCFSLEGDLAGVYGVVDDRPVLKQELVSWLAGELGLEVPVFTGQADQSGRSARRLGESGRPANRRIRNTLICETTGWRPRFSDYRLGFGDLMERG; from the coding sequence ATGAAGGATTTTTCCGGGAAGCGGTTGCTCGTACTGGGGTATGGATATTTGGGTCGGTTCCTAGTCGAGGAAGCCTTGAATGTGGGAATGCAAGTTCTCGCCGTGTCTAGAAATCCGGATACGCTTAGAGAGTTGGAGAAAACGGGGGCGGAAACGTTTTGCGGAATGGTTGACGACTCGGCTTGGCATGAGGTGGCGGGAGAGGATGTCGATTTTGCGGTCAATTGCGTAAGTTCTGCCGGCGGGGGCTTAGCAGGCTACCGGCAGTCCTATGTGGACGGAAACAAGTCGTTTTGCGCTTGGGCGAAAGGATACGGCTTCGCAGGTACAGCGGTTTACACGAGTAGCGTGAGCGCCTACGGCGACGCCGGAGGAGATTGGGTTGATGAAGTGAGCGCTCCGCTGCCCGGGAACGAACGGGGCGAAATCGTGAGGGAGTCGGAACGCGTCTTCCTAGAGGGCATGCCAACGACGAGTAAGGTGGTCCTGAGGTTGGCCGGTCTCTACGGTCCCGGACGTCATCTGTTGCTCAATCGCCTATCAGATTCGCCCAAGGAGCTGCCCGGCTGGGGAGACTATTTTTTGAATCTCGTACGAATTGAAGATGTGGTGTCCGCAATTTGGTCCTGCTTCTCCCTGGAGGGAGATTTGGCTGGCGTTTATGGGGTTGTGGACGACCGGCCCGTTTTGAAACAGGAGCTTGTTTCTTGGCTGGCGGGCGAGCTCGGCCTAGAGGTTCCGGTCTTCACTGGCCAGGCAGATCAGAGTGGCAGGTCTGCTCGTCGCTTAGGTGAATCCGGCCGGCCCGCAAATCGGCGTATAAGGAACACCCTTATTTGCGAAACCACAGGCTGGCGGCCGCGCTTCAGCGACTATCGATTAGGATTTGGCGATTTGATGGAGCGGGGATAG
- a CDS encoding acyl carrier protein, which yields MTKDECKQVVLDIIAEIAPDEDLSDVKGDVALREQLDLDSMDFLDIVMELRKQHSIEVPEADYVELASLDSCAEYLTPKFNALV from the coding sequence ATGACCAAAGACGAATGCAAGCAAGTGGTGCTCGACATCATCGCAGAAATAGCTCCAGACGAGGATCTTAGCGATGTAAAAGGCGATGTGGCCCTACGTGAGCAACTGGATCTCGATTCGATGGATTTTCTCGATATCGTGATGGAACTTCGTAAACAGCACAGCATCGAGGTGCCCGAAGCCGACTACGTCGAACTTGCTTCTCTCGACAGCTGCGCGGAGTACCTGACTCCAAAGTTCAACGCACTCGTTTAA
- a CDS encoding response regulator, whose translation MKVVLIEDQILFRELTESIVRTDFGLDVVGQFEDGEEGLQACLDLQPDLVILDLKIKKLGGLTVFNRIKDRTPECKVILVSAHFTPEIVKNTVERGVNGLVTKNSSIESLKDAIGQILKGAVYYSPEAYKLLRQPITNKDYNDSLKMLTPRETDVLQMVGEGYSSKEIARSFNLSVRTIDAHRSNIMRKLNLRGATDMTRLAVKLKLVSQD comes from the coding sequence ATGAAAGTCGTACTCATTGAAGACCAAATACTATTTCGCGAATTAACAGAATCAATCGTCCGAACTGACTTCGGACTAGACGTAGTGGGTCAATTCGAGGATGGAGAAGAAGGCCTACAAGCATGTCTCGACCTCCAGCCCGACCTAGTCATCCTTGACTTGAAGATCAAGAAGCTAGGCGGCCTGACCGTCTTCAACCGAATCAAGGACCGCACCCCAGAGTGCAAGGTTATCCTCGTCTCAGCTCACTTCACACCAGAAATCGTCAAAAACACCGTCGAACGCGGCGTGAACGGCCTGGTCACCAAGAATAGCTCGATCGAAAGCCTCAAGGACGCCATCGGACAGATCCTTAAGGGAGCCGTCTACTACTCGCCTGAAGCTTACAAGCTGCTCCGCCAACCAATCACCAACAAGGACTACAACGATAGCCTCAAGATGCTCACGCCTCGCGAGACTGACGTCCTCCAAATGGTGGGAGAAGGCTACAGCTCCAAAGAAATCGCTCGCTCCTTCAACCTGAGCGTACGCACCATCGACGCCCACCGCTCAAATATCATGCGCAAGCTGAACTTGAGAGGGGCAACCGACATGACCCGCTTGGCAGTGAAGCTGAAGCTGGTCAGCCAAGACTAG
- a CDS encoding OB-fold-containig protein — MIDHILSPQNTLFAIALGLFLLIFMVQALSFVVGLEPFGFLDNLLPDIEIDVPEVESVGVVDSILSMLRLGKVPFVFTLIVFLFSFSLIGIYGQLALVRLGLPMLHWALASPLAFLVSLPILRISNAFMARWLPKDESYSISSDAYVGCLATVTIGTATSERPAEARVDAPDDKTHYIRVISDDAEKAFSKGDRVLVIKKVSGGLFLVVEPDECLL; from the coding sequence ATGATCGACCACATTTTATCGCCGCAAAACACGCTGTTCGCCATCGCACTAGGGCTCTTTCTGCTGATCTTCATGGTTCAGGCCCTCAGTTTTGTAGTAGGCTTGGAGCCTTTTGGATTCTTGGATAACTTGTTGCCGGATATTGAAATTGATGTTCCGGAGGTAGAGAGTGTTGGGGTCGTAGATAGCATCCTTTCGATGCTCAGGCTGGGGAAGGTTCCCTTTGTTTTTACCCTGATTGTTTTCTTGTTCTCGTTTTCCCTGATCGGGATTTACGGGCAATTAGCCTTAGTCCGACTCGGTTTGCCGATGCTCCATTGGGCTCTCGCGTCGCCCCTCGCTTTTCTCGTTAGTTTGCCGATCCTCCGTATCAGCAATGCGTTTATGGCCCGCTGGTTGCCTAAGGATGAGTCGTATTCGATTTCCTCTGACGCGTATGTTGGCTGCCTAGCGACTGTAACGATTGGCACTGCGACTAGCGAACGTCCGGCAGAAGCGAGAGTCGATGCTCCGGACGACAAAACTCACTACATACGCGTGATCTCCGACGATGCTGAGAAGGCCTTCTCGAAAGGCGACCGAGTCTTGGTCATCAAGAAAGTTTCGGGAGGGCTTTTCCTCGTGGTAGAGCCCGACGAATGCCTCCTTTAA
- a CDS encoding flotillin family protein, whose translation MQIELLLPITLGLVLFLTFLFILSRFYKRATKEVAFVRTGFGGEKVILDGGCLKWPVFHEIIPVNLRTLRLQVDRKNEEGLITLDRMRVDVTAEFYLRVKPETETIAKAAQTLGERTMNPDKLKELLQGKFVDALRAVAAGLSMQDLHEQRADFIQTVQNALSEDLLKNGLELETVSLTALDQTGKEYFKETNAFDAQGLAKLTDITESKREERNRIEQETRIKIETQNLDAEKRSLEIKRSEEFARLEQQRDIEVARAQQDAKIKSEAAERKREAEQARIESDRAVRESEIESKRAIDERDIESKRSVEIKNQEASIIVAKKSEEKSKAEAEAAKARSGFVREEENVLTVKETTIAEREKQIQLIRAKEEAEKLALSVTISAEAEKQAAVDRADAVLTEAKAEAEKIKIVAEADNKRLEVEAHGLQAINTAKNILDGKIVEFELRTLIAKIAPEIVAAYTEPMKQIDSIKILQANGFGGGGSGGANGVASSGGSIPNQLTDAMLNYRMQLPVIDKILAELGIDSSSAEGISKMIESSVLPKEPSVESKSEVELQENGVEKSAN comes from the coding sequence ATGCAAATAGAACTGCTTCTCCCAATCACCCTAGGTCTTGTCCTATTTTTGACCTTCCTGTTCATTCTGTCGCGTTTCTATAAACGTGCCACCAAAGAAGTCGCTTTCGTGCGAACCGGCTTCGGCGGAGAGAAAGTTATCCTGGATGGAGGTTGTCTGAAATGGCCCGTTTTCCATGAGATCATTCCTGTCAATCTGCGTACGCTGCGCTTGCAGGTGGATCGCAAAAACGAGGAAGGTCTTATCACCTTGGACCGAATGCGTGTCGACGTGACGGCGGAATTCTACCTCCGCGTGAAACCGGAGACGGAGACTATCGCGAAGGCAGCTCAAACGCTCGGCGAACGCACGATGAACCCGGACAAGCTCAAGGAGCTGCTGCAGGGTAAGTTTGTGGATGCTTTGAGAGCTGTGGCTGCGGGACTATCGATGCAGGATTTGCACGAGCAGCGAGCCGATTTTATTCAGACGGTACAAAACGCGTTGAGCGAGGACTTGCTCAAAAACGGACTTGAGCTCGAAACGGTTTCGTTGACGGCGCTCGATCAGACTGGGAAAGAATATTTCAAGGAAACAAACGCCTTCGACGCCCAAGGTTTGGCCAAGTTGACGGACATTACCGAGTCCAAGCGCGAGGAGCGGAATCGAATCGAGCAAGAGACCCGTATCAAGATTGAAACGCAGAACCTCGATGCCGAGAAACGGAGTCTGGAAATCAAGCGCTCCGAAGAGTTCGCCCGCTTGGAGCAGCAGCGCGATATCGAGGTCGCTCGCGCTCAGCAGGATGCGAAAATCAAGTCCGAAGCCGCCGAACGTAAGAGAGAGGCAGAGCAAGCTCGCATTGAATCCGACCGAGCTGTGCGCGAATCGGAAATCGAGTCTAAGCGAGCCATCGACGAGCGAGACATTGAGTCGAAACGCTCGGTGGAAATTAAGAATCAGGAAGCTTCGATCATCGTGGCGAAAAAGTCCGAGGAGAAGTCCAAGGCTGAAGCCGAAGCAGCGAAGGCGCGATCCGGTTTCGTGCGGGAAGAGGAAAACGTGCTGACGGTTAAGGAGACCACCATTGCGGAAAGAGAAAAGCAGATTCAATTGATCAGAGCTAAAGAAGAGGCCGAGAAGCTGGCATTGAGCGTTACGATCTCGGCCGAAGCTGAAAAGCAAGCAGCGGTGGATCGGGCGGACGCAGTATTGACCGAAGCCAAGGCAGAGGCGGAGAAGATAAAGATAGTAGCGGAAGCGGACAACAAGCGGCTAGAAGTGGAGGCCCACGGTCTCCAAGCGATCAATACGGCGAAAAACATCTTGGATGGGAAGATCGTAGAGTTCGAGCTGCGCACGCTCATTGCCAAGATCGCTCCTGAAATTGTAGCGGCCTACACGGAGCCGATGAAGCAGATCGATAGCATCAAGATTCTTCAAGCAAACGGATTTGGAGGCGGAGGTTCAGGTGGGGCCAATGGCGTTGCGAGCAGTGGAGGTTCCATTCCGAATCAACTCACGGATGCCATGCTAAACTATCGGATGCAACTGCCGGTGATAGACAAGATCCTAGCCGAGCTTGGAATCGATTCCAGCTCAGCGGAGGGGATTTCCAAGATGATTGAATCTTCGGTTTTGCCGAAGGAGCCGAGCGTCGAATCGAAGTCCGAAGTAGAGTTGCAAGAAAACGGCGTTGAAAAGTCGGCTAACTAG
- a CDS encoding Hpt domain-containing protein, with protein MLIDVSGEVVYDQTRIEELLLRDRNGRPLLRRLFELYLSETPRLLEELEKAIADKNGSDAYDVIHQMKGSAAALGARKLYLITESALPLCEGGKVFEIEDLVERIESESDTFVQAISEVLNSRGK; from the coding sequence ATGCTCATCGATGTCTCAGGAGAGGTGGTCTACGACCAAACAAGGATCGAGGAATTGTTGCTACGCGACAGGAACGGTCGACCTTTGTTGAGAAGGCTGTTCGAGCTTTATCTGTCCGAGACGCCTCGATTGTTAGAGGAGTTAGAAAAAGCGATCGCCGACAAAAACGGATCAGATGCCTATGACGTGATCCATCAGATGAAAGGCTCGGCTGCCGCTCTGGGAGCTCGCAAGCTTTACTTGATTACAGAATCAGCTTTGCCGCTTTGCGAGGGTGGGAAGGTTTTTGAGATCGAGGATTTGGTGGAGCGAATCGAAAGCGAATCGGACACTTTTGTGCAGGCGATTTCGGAAGTGCTCAACTCCCGAGGCAAATAG
- a CDS encoding YbaB/EbfC family nucleoid-associated protein, whose protein sequence is MAGVGKLMKQAAKMQKKIESAQEELTKAELEISSGGGAVVIKINGQSEFLSLKIDPELLKEEASLVEETLLEAVKEATAKSKAFNEEQMAKATQGFSMPGLM, encoded by the coding sequence ATGGCCGGTGTAGGCAAATTGATGAAGCAGGCTGCAAAGATGCAGAAGAAGATCGAAAGCGCTCAAGAAGAGCTAACCAAAGCGGAACTAGAGATCTCTAGTGGTGGAGGCGCAGTCGTGATCAAGATCAATGGCCAGAGCGAGTTTCTATCTCTGAAGATTGACCCTGAGCTTCTGAAGGAAGAGGCGAGCTTGGTCGAAGAAACTCTCCTGGAGGCAGTTAAAGAAGCGACTGCCAAGTCCAAGGCTTTTAACGAAGAGCAGATGGCCAAGGCGACCCAAGGCTTTAGCATGCCTGGCTTGATGTAG